A genomic stretch from Haemophilus parainfluenzae ATCC 33392 includes:
- the rpsO gene encoding 30S ribosomal protein S15, whose product MSLSTEKKAAIVAEFGRDAKDTGSSEVQIALLTAQINHLQAHFAEHKKDHHGRRGLLRMVSRRRKLLDYLKRTDLALYQSTIARLGLRR is encoded by the coding sequence ATGTCTCTAAGTACTGAAAAAAAAGCAGCAATCGTTGCTGAATTTGGTCGCGATGCGAAAGATACTGGTTCTTCTGAAGTTCAAATCGCATTATTAACTGCACAAATCAACCACTTACAAGCTCACTTCGCTGAGCACAAAAAAGACCACCATGGTCGTCGTGGTTTATTACGTATGGTTTCTCGTCGTCGTAAACTTTTAGACTACTTAAAACGTACTGATCTTGCTTTATACCAAAGCACTATCGCTCGTTTAGGTTTACGTCGCTAA
- the prlC gene encoding oligopeptidase A encodes MSNPLLHIEGLPPFSQIKPEHIQPAIQKLIEENRQAIEQVLKQPHFTWENFIEPLSEAGEHLSRAWSPISHLNSVKNSPELRDAYQACLPLLSEYSTWVGQHKGLYNAYLALKNSPEFATYSVAQKKAIENALRDFELSGIGLSEEKQKRYGEIVARLSELSAQFSNNVLDATMGWEKVIEDESQLAGLPESALLAAKQSAESKGLKGYRFTLEIPSYLPIMTYCENAALREEMYRAYATRASDQGPNAGKWDNTAIIEEIMTLRVELAKLLGFNTYTERSLATKMAENPQQVLDFLNNLADRSKAQGEKELAELKAYCEKEFGVTELAPWDISFYSEKQKQHLYAINDEELRPYFPEDRVISGLFELIKRIFNIRAVERFGVDTWHKDVRFFDLIDETDEVRGSFYLDLYARENKRGGAWMDDCIGRKRNADGSIQKPVAYLTCNFNAPIGDKPALFTHDEVTTLFHEFGHGIHHMLTKVDVPDVAGINGVPWDAVELPSQFMENWCWEKEALDFISGHFETHEPLPEEKLNQLLKAKNYQAAMFVLRQLEFGLFDFTLHHTFEVGKADQVLDTLKAVKDKVAVIKGVEWARTPHSFSHIFAGGYAAGYYSYLWAEVLSADAFSRFEEEGIFNPITGKSFLDEILTRGGSEEPMVLFKRFRGREPQLDALLRHKGIAN; translated from the coding sequence ATGTCTAATCCATTACTTCATATTGAAGGCTTACCTCCGTTTTCTCAAATCAAACCAGAACATATTCAACCGGCAATCCAAAAACTCATCGAAGAAAATCGTCAAGCCATTGAACAAGTTTTAAAACAACCGCACTTTACTTGGGAAAACTTTATTGAACCACTTTCTGAAGCAGGAGAACACTTAAGTCGTGCTTGGTCACCGATCTCCCATTTAAATTCAGTTAAAAACAGCCCTGAATTACGTGATGCGTACCAAGCCTGCTTGCCACTACTCTCTGAATACAGCACCTGGGTAGGTCAACACAAAGGCTTATACAACGCTTATTTAGCCTTAAAAAATAGTCCTGAATTTGCCACTTATTCAGTAGCACAAAAGAAAGCCATTGAAAATGCACTGCGTGATTTTGAGCTTTCAGGTATCGGTTTATCCGAAGAAAAACAAAAACGTTATGGTGAGATTGTTGCTCGCTTATCAGAATTAAGCGCACAATTTAGCAATAATGTACTCGATGCCACCATGGGTTGGGAAAAAGTCATTGAAGATGAAAGCCAATTAGCGGGTCTTCCTGAATCTGCATTACTTGCAGCAAAACAATCTGCTGAAAGTAAAGGCTTAAAAGGCTATCGTTTTACGTTAGAAATTCCAAGTTATTTACCTATTATGACCTATTGTGAAAATGCAGCATTACGCGAAGAAATGTATCGTGCTTATGCGACTCGCGCTTCTGATCAAGGTCCGAATGCAGGCAAATGGGATAACACGGCGATCATTGAAGAAATCATGACGTTACGCGTGGAACTAGCGAAATTGCTAGGTTTCAATACCTATACTGAACGCTCACTTGCGACCAAAATGGCAGAAAATCCACAACAAGTGTTAGATTTCTTAAATAACCTTGCAGATCGTTCAAAAGCGCAAGGTGAGAAAGAATTAGCAGAACTTAAAGCTTATTGTGAAAAAGAATTTGGCGTAACGGAACTTGCCCCTTGGGATATCAGTTTCTACTCTGAAAAACAAAAACAACATTTATATGCGATCAATGATGAAGAACTTCGTCCTTATTTCCCTGAAGATCGCGTTATTTCGGGCTTATTTGAATTAATTAAACGTATTTTTAATATTCGTGCAGTTGAACGTTTTGGCGTAGATACTTGGCATAAAGATGTGCGTTTCTTTGATTTAATTGATGAAACCGATGAAGTACGTGGCAGTTTCTATCTCGATCTTTATGCACGTGAAAATAAACGTGGCGGCGCATGGATGGATGATTGTATCGGTAGAAAACGTAATGCTGACGGTTCAATTCAAAAACCAGTTGCTTATTTAACGTGTAACTTCAACGCGCCTATTGGTGATAAACCTGCACTATTCACCCATGATGAAGTTACCACTCTCTTCCATGAGTTTGGTCACGGCATTCACCATATGCTCACCAAAGTTGATGTGCCGGATGTTGCGGGTATCAATGGTGTACCTTGGGATGCAGTAGAACTTCCAAGTCAATTTATGGAAAACTGGTGTTGGGAAAAAGAAGCGCTTGATTTTATTTCTGGTCATTTTGAAACGCACGAACCATTGCCAGAAGAAAAATTAAATCAACTTCTCAAAGCAAAAAACTACCAAGCAGCGATGTTTGTGTTACGCCAGCTTGAATTTGGCTTGTTTGATTTTACCCTTCATCATACTTTTGAAGTGGGTAAAGCTGATCAAGTCCTTGATACCTTAAAAGCGGTGAAAGATAAAGTTGCCGTGATTAAAGGTGTTGAATGGGCAAGAACACCACATAGCTTTAGCCATATCTTTGCAGGCGGTTATGCGGCCGGTTATTACAGCTATTTATGGGCTGAAGTGCTATCTGCAGATGCGTTCTCTCGCTTTGAAGAAGAAGGGATTTTTAATCCAATTACGGGTAAATCTTTCTTGGATGAAATTCTCACTCGTGGTGGCTCTGAAGAACCAATGGTCTTATTCAAACGCTTCCGTGGACGTGAACCTCAATTAGACGCATTGCTTCGTCATAAAGGCATTGCGAACTAA
- a CDS encoding YbaN family protein, protein MKGIYIILGCISLVLGVIGVFLPFLPTTPFLLLTLYSFAQGSSRLERWFLETKLYQKYLKSFNERRALTKKAKISILTFSTTMLLIGFYFTPSVVGRTIIAILIAVKYWFFFFWIKTEDVENG, encoded by the coding sequence ATTAAAGGCATTTATATTATACTAGGCTGTATTTCTTTGGTTTTAGGCGTGATTGGTGTTTTTCTACCATTTCTGCCGACAACACCTTTTTTGTTGCTAACACTTTATTCTTTTGCGCAAGGTTCATCTCGCTTAGAACGTTGGTTTTTAGAGACAAAGCTTTATCAAAAGTATCTGAAGTCTTTTAATGAACGTCGTGCATTAACAAAAAAAGCAAAAATTTCTATTCTGACCTTTTCAACTACAATGCTTTTAATTGGCTTTTACTTTACCCCAAGTGTAGTGGGGCGAACGATCATTGCCATTTTAATTGCGGTAAAATATTGGTTCTTTTTCTTTTGGATTAAAACAGAAGACGTTGAAAATGGATAA
- a CDS encoding peptide ABC transporter substrate-binding protein: MDNAFLTWLKSAVIFGIVFGLSGCDKLNSPKSTNTAAEEQPTQSQSIEQENTSKPSRTLLTRAFTHTPSFEPWFVRYPEQENLLRDLYEGLTAYDSEGRIVPGIAESWQTKDNKTWIFTLREGLRWSNGDPLVAQDVMLSWQALSQSNSPLRSYLAYLNLKNAKGVLEKNKPFKSLGIYAENDRTLRIELDKPTPYLPEMLAHISLVPQYSDPDSPVTNGAYMIESESVKSIHLTKNPYYWQKNNVAFERVEYLPFIATKLSDFDVVVDVPEVNADLQHFPQLCGYFYEFNLKDPKVAKADVRKAIASLVSVTNIVNNEIPAAIPSSYFLPKAMLNGQDSRWEPVVAEQLLAQNKIDEKHPLHLNVLYDDAPLHVNIAQRLVGQLTQSDMLRVDAQPVNWQTLQTKRQKGDFQVIRSGWCADFNHPMAFLGLFYSKSPDNKNGYANAEYDQLFEQALKSLNEKERSEIYLKLSEKIQQENLALPLFQYTTPVYISPTIMGAKKNPVGVIYSKDLWRKVES; the protein is encoded by the coding sequence ATGGATAATGCTTTCCTTACTTGGCTTAAAAGTGCGGTCATTTTCGGTATTGTTTTTGGATTGAGTGGTTGTGATAAATTAAACAGTCCTAAATCTACAAACACGGCAGCAGAAGAGCAACCAACACAAAGTCAGTCTATCGAACAAGAAAATACATCAAAACCGAGTAGGACTTTACTGACTCGGGCGTTTACTCATACTCCTTCTTTTGAGCCTTGGTTTGTGCGTTATCCGGAACAAGAAAACTTATTGCGTGATTTATATGAAGGTTTAACCGCTTATGATTCGGAAGGGCGAATCGTGCCGGGTATCGCAGAAAGTTGGCAAACGAAAGATAACAAAACCTGGATCTTTACCTTGCGAGAAGGGCTTCGTTGGTCAAATGGCGATCCTTTAGTTGCTCAGGATGTCATGCTTTCTTGGCAAGCATTGTCTCAATCAAATAGTCCATTAAGATCTTATTTGGCTTATCTTAATCTAAAAAATGCGAAAGGCGTTTTAGAAAAAAATAAACCTTTTAAGAGCTTAGGCATTTATGCAGAAAATGACCGCACTTTACGTATTGAGCTTGATAAACCAACACCATATTTACCGGAAATGTTGGCGCATATTAGCCTCGTGCCACAATATAGCGATCCTGATTCTCCAGTGACAAACGGGGCTTATATGATCGAAAGTGAAAGTGTGAAAAGCATACACTTAACTAAAAATCCCTATTATTGGCAGAAAAATAATGTGGCTTTTGAGCGTGTAGAATATTTGCCTTTTATCGCCACTAAATTATCTGACTTTGATGTGGTAGTTGATGTACCAGAAGTGAACGCGGACCTTCAACATTTTCCGCAGCTTTGTGGATATTTTTATGAATTTAATCTGAAAGATCCTAAAGTTGCTAAGGCAGATGTGCGTAAGGCGATTGCTTCGTTGGTTTCGGTTACGAATATTGTGAATAATGAGATTCCAGCGGCAATTCCGAGTTCGTATTTTTTACCGAAAGCCATGTTAAATGGACAAGATTCAAGATGGGAGCCTGTTGTTGCCGAGCAGTTATTGGCTCAAAATAAAATTGATGAAAAACATCCGCTACATTTAAATGTGCTCTATGATGATGCCCCCTTGCATGTGAATATTGCGCAACGTTTAGTGGGGCAATTGACGCAGTCCGATATGTTGCGCGTGGATGCTCAACCAGTCAATTGGCAAACATTACAGACTAAGCGCCAAAAAGGGGATTTCCAAGTCATTCGTTCTGGCTGGTGCGCAGACTTTAATCATCCTATGGCATTCTTGGGTTTGTTCTATTCTAAAAGTCCCGATAATAAAAATGGCTATGCCAATGCGGAATATGACCAACTTTTTGAGCAAGCATTGAAAAGCTTAAATGAAAAAGAGCGGTCAGAAATTTACTTAAAATTAAGTGAGAAGATCCAACAGGAAAACCTTGCGTTACCGCTTTTCCAATACACTACACCGGTTTATATTTCTCCAACTATTATGGGAGCGAAGAAAAATCCAGTAGGGGTTATTTATAGCAAAGATCTATGGCGAAAAGTGGAAAGCTAA
- a CDS encoding MerR family transcriptional regulator: MLKMNDLVKLSQTPKSTVLYYVKEGLLPEPVKDKPNFHLYDEHCVKLLSFIKYLQSNFNATISQIKALFAHPHFDWNNPYESLIGLLDIIMGTENEVFSVEQLSAEFHLSTQQIEEMVAEGLLNPREGIFTAKERDILAILARCDAAEMDVVKAYLAAAKMLAEKEVNVTLAALSNSEQKDEKLKHLFDLLLVLKPYLLNMKTFNLYQAESAK; this comes from the coding sequence ATGTTAAAAATGAATGATTTAGTTAAGCTTAGTCAGACACCAAAATCCACGGTGCTGTACTATGTGAAAGAAGGTTTGTTGCCAGAGCCGGTGAAAGATAAACCGAATTTTCATCTCTATGATGAACATTGTGTGAAGTTACTCAGCTTTATTAAATATCTACAAAGCAATTTCAATGCAACGATTTCACAAATTAAAGCACTTTTTGCACATCCTCATTTTGATTGGAATAATCCTTATGAAAGTCTTATTGGATTATTAGACATCATCATGGGTACTGAAAATGAAGTATTTTCAGTGGAGCAACTCTCTGCAGAATTTCATCTTTCTACTCAGCAAATCGAAGAGATGGTAGCGGAAGGATTATTGAATCCTCGTGAAGGCATTTTTACAGCAAAAGAACGTGATATTTTGGCGATCTTAGCGCGTTGTGATGCAGCCGAAATGGATGTAGTGAAAGCTTATTTAGCTGCAGCAAAAATGTTAGCGGAAAAAGAGGTGAATGTGACTTTAGCGGCATTATCCAATAGCGAACAAAAAGATGAAAAATTAAAACACTTATTTGATTTATTGTTGGTGTTAAAACCTTATCTCTTGAATATGAAAACCTTTAATCTTTATCAAGCGGAGAGTGCAAAATGA
- a CDS encoding acyl-[ACP]--phospholipid O-acyltransferase, producing MKLLKYAGFLPYLAIAFINASVDLAHKITIQNVLLKSFSGESLVVLTALINAMILLPFIFLFSPSAFINDKFSRTNVIRYSSLAAVAISAGILLSYMTGMFALSFVLTLILAAQSAVYSPAKYSIIKSIVGTENIGMANGVIQALTIVAILFSSFAFSFFFEAHYVASDDPNEVLQSVWVIGVALVLLSALEAYFAFKIPFFKQEAENTEGQFDMRKYLSLGYLKDNVRTLKADQNIWLSVIGLSLFWGVSQIIVAAFPAHYKAMFNEDNAVVIQAILAVSGVGLVLGSYLAGRASRLHIELGIVPLGALGICASLFFLTLAQSGVVLALCSFVFGFSGGLLIVPLNATIQYFAPEKISGKIMAGNNFVQNVFMVVFLLLSIVFVQLNVSTQGLFLVTSAACFAASLYTMSKVPHLFTRLFLLFALKANYRFHVDGLKNLPQSGGVLLLGNHISWIDWLVLQAASPRAIKFVMYRPIYNKWYLTWFFRIFKVIPIGGGASRESIETIREYLARGEVVALFPEGHISYNGQINEFQKGFEHVLKDLENVTTVPFYLRGLWGSSFSRADSFYKNLTKRQGKREILVAFGKPIYGFIDATAMKQKVLELSFSVWEKVMSKRKPLMHHWLNSAKSNLFKEAAVDAQGTKLNNLKFIAAVLMFVKTLKAALGNEKNVGVLLPSSSIGAIINMTLMVMGKVPVNLNYTLSPEVMEKALKKANISQVITSEKFLDKLNTKGFDFSQVVADKALFMENLGKSITKANKVRSFLTAFLAPQWWIKLRYFADVSLDDNATILFSSGSEGDPKGIELSHKNLLTNIKQIGELLNFHKDDVILNSLPIFHSFGLTVTTLLPLCEGIKMVSVADPTDGATVGKMCARHRVSILFGTSTFFRLYVRNKKFHPLMLQNVRMVIAGAEKLKADVKEAFKLKFGLEIYEGYGATETAPVASVNMPNLLDPETLQEFTFNQAGSVGMPLPGTIIKIVDLESLQELPVGEDGLILIGGGQVMKGYLNAPEKTAEVIVEIDGVRYYKTGDKGHIDHNGFITIVDRYSRFAKVGGEMISLGSVEEKLSQVFDEENQFVAVAVSDDKKGESIVLLIKSALSLDEINERIKGLNVPPIMLPSQIFLVDEIPMLGSGKVDFKGAKNLAMSLVK from the coding sequence ATGAAACTCTTAAAATATGCTGGCTTTTTGCCTTATTTAGCCATTGCCTTTATTAATGCCAGTGTAGATTTGGCACATAAAATTACCATTCAAAATGTATTACTGAAGAGCTTTTCAGGGGAGAGTTTGGTGGTTTTAACGGCATTAATTAATGCGATGATTTTATTACCGTTTATTTTCTTGTTTTCCCCTTCGGCATTTATCAACGATAAATTTTCTCGCACCAATGTGATCCGTTACAGCAGTTTAGCGGCGGTGGCGATTAGCGCTGGGATTTTATTGAGTTATATGACGGGTATGTTTGCGCTTTCCTTTGTACTGACATTGATTTTGGCGGCGCAAAGTGCGGTCTATTCTCCGGCTAAATATAGCATTATTAAATCGATTGTGGGCACCGAAAATATCGGTATGGCAAACGGTGTGATTCAAGCGCTCACCATTGTGGCCATTCTATTTAGTTCTTTTGCCTTTTCTTTCTTCTTTGAAGCGCATTATGTGGCATCAGATGATCCGAATGAAGTATTACAAAGTGTTTGGGTGATAGGTGTAGCATTAGTATTATTGAGTGCACTAGAAGCCTATTTTGCTTTTAAAATTCCATTCTTTAAACAAGAAGCTGAAAATACAGAAGGTCAGTTTGATATGAGAAAATACCTTTCTCTAGGGTATTTAAAAGATAATGTTCGTACATTAAAAGCTGATCAAAATATTTGGCTGAGTGTCATTGGACTAAGCCTGTTTTGGGGCGTGTCACAAATTATTGTGGCGGCATTTCCTGCACATTATAAAGCAATGTTCAATGAAGATAATGCGGTTGTCATTCAAGCAATTCTAGCGGTGAGTGGCGTAGGACTAGTGCTTGGTTCATATCTTGCTGGACGTGCTTCTCGTTTGCATATTGAGTTAGGTATTGTGCCGCTTGGTGCGTTGGGTATTTGTGCATCGTTATTCTTCTTAACTCTAGCCCAAAGTGGTGTGGTATTGGCACTTTGTTCTTTTGTCTTTGGTTTCTCTGGCGGTTTATTGATTGTGCCATTGAATGCAACTATTCAGTATTTCGCACCTGAGAAAATCAGCGGCAAAATCATGGCGGGTAACAATTTTGTGCAAAACGTGTTCATGGTGGTCTTTTTGCTATTAAGTATTGTTTTTGTACAACTTAATGTTTCGACTCAAGGTTTATTCTTAGTGACTTCTGCTGCATGTTTTGCTGCGAGTCTATATACCATGTCGAAAGTACCCCATTTATTTACGCGTTTATTCCTACTCTTTGCGTTAAAAGCGAATTACCGTTTTCATGTGGATGGGTTAAAAAACCTTCCACAAAGTGGTGGCGTGTTGTTATTAGGTAACCATATTAGCTGGATTGACTGGTTAGTGTTACAAGCGGCTAGCCCGCGTGCGATTAAATTTGTGATGTATCGTCCAATTTACAACAAATGGTATCTCACTTGGTTCTTCCGTATTTTCAAAGTCATCCCAATTGGTGGGGGGGCAAGCCGTGAATCTATTGAAACCATTCGTGAATATTTAGCGCGTGGTGAAGTAGTGGCGTTATTCCCAGAAGGACATATTAGCTATAACGGTCAAATCAATGAGTTTCAAAAAGGCTTTGAGCACGTATTAAAAGATTTAGAGAATGTGACGACTGTTCCTTTCTATTTACGTGGATTATGGGGGAGCAGCTTCTCTCGTGCGGATTCTTTCTATAAGAATTTAACTAAACGCCAAGGTAAACGTGAAATTTTAGTAGCATTTGGTAAACCAATTTATGGCTTTATTGATGCGACAGCCATGAAGCAAAAAGTACTCGAACTTTCTTTCTCAGTATGGGAAAAAGTCATGAGTAAACGTAAACCTCTGATGCATCATTGGTTGAATTCAGCAAAATCGAATTTATTCAAAGAAGCCGCGGTAGATGCGCAAGGCACTAAACTGAATAACCTGAAATTTATTGCTGCCGTGTTGATGTTTGTGAAAACCTTGAAAGCAGCTTTAGGGAATGAAAAAAATGTTGGCGTGTTATTACCAAGTTCATCAATCGGGGCAATTATCAATATGACCCTAATGGTGATGGGCAAAGTACCGGTAAATTTAAACTACACGCTAAGCCCTGAAGTGATGGAAAAAGCGTTGAAAAAAGCCAACATTTCGCAAGTCATTACCTCTGAAAAATTCTTGGATAAGTTGAACACAAAAGGTTTTGACTTTAGCCAAGTGGTGGCTGATAAAGCCCTCTTTATGGAAAATTTAGGGAAATCGATCACTAAAGCGAATAAAGTGCGGTCATTTTTAACGGCGTTTTTAGCACCGCAATGGTGGATTAAATTACGTTACTTTGCAGACGTAAGCTTGGACGATAATGCAACCATCTTATTCAGTAGTGGTAGTGAAGGTGATCCAAAAGGCATTGAATTAAGCCATAAAAACTTACTAACAAACATTAAACAGATTGGTGAATTATTAAATTTCCACAAAGATGATGTGATTTTGAATTCCTTACCAATTTTCCACTCATTTGGCTTAACCGTGACAACCTTATTGCCATTGTGTGAAGGCATTAAAATGGTGAGTGTGGCCGACCCAACAGATGGGGCGACAGTCGGAAAAATGTGTGCTCGACATCGTGTGAGTATTTTATTTGGTACTTCAACTTTCTTTAGATTGTATGTACGCAATAAGAAATTCCATCCGTTAATGCTACAAAATGTGCGTATGGTTATTGCTGGTGCCGAAAAATTGAAAGCAGATGTGAAAGAAGCCTTCAAACTTAAATTTGGCTTGGAAATTTACGAAGGTTATGGTGCGACTGAAACAGCACCAGTAGCCAGTGTCAATATGCCTAATTTACTGGATCCGGAAACCTTACAGGAATTTACCTTCAATCAAGCTGGTTCGGTAGGTATGCCATTACCGGGCACCATTATCAAAATTGTGGATCTAGAAAGCTTGCAGGAACTACCAGTCGGCGAAGACGGCTTGATCTTGATTGGTGGTGGGCAAGTGATGAAAGGTTATTTGAACGCACCAGAAAAAACAGCAGAAGTGATTGTTGAAATTGATGGTGTGCGTTATTACAAAACCGGCGATAAAGGCCATATCGATCATAACGGCTTTATTACCATTGTGGATCGTTATTCTCGATTTGCTAAAGTCGGCGGTGAAATGATCAGTCTAGGTAGCGTGGAAGAGAAACTTTCACAAGTATTTGATGAAGAAAATCAATTCGTTGCGGTGGCTGTAAGCGATGATAAAAAAGGCGAGAGCATTGTGCTTTTAATTAAGTCTGCACTTTCTTTAGATGAAATCAATGAACGCATTAAAGGATTAAATGTTCCACCAATTATGCTACCAAGCCAAATCTTCTTAGTGGATGAAATTCCAATGCTCGGAAGTGGTAAAGTGGATTTTAAAGGCGCGAAGAATCTGGCGATGAGTTTGGTTAAGTAA
- a CDS encoding branched-chain amino acid aminotransferase — protein MKDLDWNNLGFSYIKTDYRFIAHWKDGKWDEGKLTTDNMLHIHEGSTAIHYGQQCFEGLKAYRCKDGSINLFRPDQNAKRMQHTADRLLMPQVPTELFIRACKEVVKANQEWLGPYGSGATLYLRPFLFGTGANIGVKTAPEFIFSVFCCPVGAYFKGGLAPSNFITTDYDRAAPMGTGGVKVGGNYAASLLPHELAAEQGTPERKFADAIYLDPKTHTKIEEVGAANFFGITKDNKFITPASESILPSITKYSLLHIAKERLGMEAIEGDVYIDQLDQFTEAGACGTAAVITPVGGIQHKGKFHVFYSETEVGPITRKLYNELTGIQFGDVEAPEGWIVKVE, from the coding sequence ATGAAAGACTTAGACTGGAACAATCTTGGATTTAGTTATATCAAAACAGATTATCGTTTCATCGCACATTGGAAAGATGGTAAATGGGATGAAGGGAAACTTACCACTGATAATATGCTACATATCCACGAAGGTTCAACGGCAATTCACTACGGTCAACAATGCTTTGAAGGCTTAAAAGCCTATCGTTGTAAAGATGGTTCAATCAACTTATTCCGTCCTGATCAAAATGCAAAACGTATGCAACATACCGCAGATCGTTTATTGATGCCTCAAGTGCCAACAGAATTATTTATCCGTGCTTGTAAAGAAGTAGTAAAAGCAAACCAAGAATGGTTAGGCCCTTACGGCTCTGGCGCAACATTATATTTACGTCCATTCCTCTTTGGTACGGGGGCTAATATCGGTGTAAAAACTGCACCTGAATTTATTTTCTCTGTATTCTGCTGCCCAGTAGGCGCATATTTCAAAGGTGGTTTAGCACCATCTAACTTCATTACGACTGATTACGACCGTGCTGCACCTATGGGTACAGGTGGTGTAAAAGTGGGTGGTAACTATGCGGCAAGTTTGCTTCCTCATGAACTAGCCGCAGAACAAGGTACACCAGAACGTAAATTTGCAGACGCGATTTACCTTGATCCTAAAACTCACACTAAAATTGAAGAAGTGGGTGCGGCAAACTTCTTTGGTATCACCAAAGATAATAAATTTATCACGCCAGCATCTGAATCCATTTTACCAAGTATCACGAAATACTCATTACTTCACATTGCAAAAGAACGTTTAGGTATGGAAGCCATTGAAGGTGACGTGTATATCGATCAACTTGATCAATTCACCGAAGCGGGGGCTTGTGGTACTGCTGCAGTAATTACACCAGTAGGTGGTATTCAACACAAAGGTAAATTCCACGTGTTCTATTCAGAAACGGAAGTTGGCCCTATTACACGCAAACTTTACAACGAGTTAACCGGTATCCAATTCGGTGATGTTGAAGCCCCTGAAGGCTGGATTGTAAAAGTAGAATAA
- a CDS encoding transcriptional regulator GcvA: MYKRLPPLNSLKSFESAARHLSFTKAADELFVTQAAVSHQIKLLEDFLGVELFIRKNRSLELTEFGKAYFVDINKVLRKLNEATERLLTLKAEPHLAISVPQTFGIQWLVPHLSDFNKQHPEIEVRLKGVDQDEGLLNKEIDIAIYYGKGDWENLQVDRLGEENLVILAAPALLEKIPVRCPDDLKKHTLIHTHTRDNWQAMADYLKLDDLNIQQGPLFSHTFMALQAAVHGQGIVLANRILAQQEIENGYLQIVLPTELRDPKSFYVVNHLDRLDDEQIQAFRTWIKDSIKLGKI, from the coding sequence ATGTATAAACGTTTGCCTCCCCTGAATTCATTGAAGTCTTTCGAATCAGCTGCTCGACATTTAAGCTTCACAAAAGCTGCGGATGAACTTTTTGTGACACAAGCCGCAGTGAGCCATCAAATAAAATTATTAGAAGATTTTTTAGGTGTCGAGCTTTTTATACGTAAAAATCGTTCACTCGAATTGACGGAATTTGGGAAAGCCTATTTTGTTGATATTAACAAAGTTTTGCGAAAATTAAATGAAGCGACTGAACGTTTATTAACACTTAAAGCAGAGCCACATTTGGCAATTAGTGTGCCACAAACCTTTGGTATTCAATGGCTTGTGCCACATTTGAGTGATTTTAATAAGCAACACCCTGAAATTGAAGTACGCTTGAAGGGCGTTGATCAAGATGAAGGTTTATTAAATAAAGAAATTGATATTGCCATTTATTATGGCAAAGGTGATTGGGAAAATTTACAAGTCGATCGGTTAGGTGAAGAAAACCTTGTGATTCTGGCTGCGCCTGCATTGCTTGAGAAAATTCCCGTTCGCTGTCCAGATGATTTGAAAAAGCACACACTGATTCACACACATACTCGAGATAACTGGCAAGCAATGGCAGATTATCTCAAATTAGATGATTTGAATATTCAGCAAGGTCCATTATTTAGCCATACCTTTATGGCATTACAAGCTGCCGTTCATGGTCAGGGTATCGTGCTGGCTAATCGTATTTTGGCTCAGCAAGAAATTGAAAATGGTTATCTACAGATTGTGTTACCAACCGAATTACGGGATCCGAAATCATTCTATGTAGTCAATCATTTAGATCGTTTAGATGATGAACAGATTCAAGCCTTTAGAACATGGATTAAAGATTCAATAAAATTAGGGAAAATATGA